Proteins encoded in a region of the Candidatus Moanabacter tarae genome:
- a CDS encoding 2-dehydro-3,6-dideoxy-6-sulfogluconate aldolase, which yields MRKNWVREKLKAGQPTLGALLGLGSPNVAELMAHAGYDWLAIETEHNPIDMGRVEHMLMAMNGTDTIPIVRVPNSDAIFIQRVLDAGSMGILVPMVKTAAEAKTIVDATRYPPEGSRGFGPLRASHYTMDNLDYFSNANGNILIALILETKEALQNLEEITAVPGIDALLVGAYDLCLSLGLNPMYQPFEEVDEAIAEALALCRKNKVAIGIGAGSPEELRQRHEQGFTFQTYGTDYMLLGNSARAGVDCFKRL from the coding sequence ATGCGTAAAAATTGGGTTCGCGAAAAACTGAAGGCGGGACAGCCAACTCTAGGAGCACTACTTGGTTTGGGCAGCCCCAACGTGGCAGAATTGATGGCGCACGCCGGCTACGACTGGCTTGCCATTGAGACCGAACACAACCCCATAGATATGGGCAGGGTTGAACACATGTTGATGGCGATGAACGGAACCGATACCATCCCCATAGTCCGCGTACCGAACAGCGATGCAATCTTTATTCAGCGAGTCCTTGATGCTGGGAGCATGGGCATCCTAGTTCCAATGGTAAAAACTGCCGCTGAAGCCAAAACTATTGTCGATGCTACTCGGTATCCGCCCGAAGGCTCACGGGGATTTGGTCCTCTACGTGCGTCGCACTACACGATGGATAACCTGGACTACTTTTCTAATGCTAATGGGAACATTTTGATTGCACTGATCCTCGAGACCAAAGAGGCGCTGCAGAACCTCGAGGAGATTACAGCTGTACCTGGAATCGACGCTCTATTAGTCGGGGCCTACGATCTCTGTTTGTCCCTTGGTTTGAACCCAATGTACCAGCCATTCGAAGAGGTTGATGAAGCGATTGCAGAAGCACTTGCCCTATGTCGTAAGAACAAAGTAGCAATTGGGATAGGAGCCGGATCACCTGAGGAACTGCGCCAGCGACATGAGCAAGGCTTTACCTTTCAAACCTACGGGACCGATTACATGTTGTTGGGAAACTCAGCCCGCGCCGGTGTAGATTGTTTTAAGCGCCTTTGA
- the gltP gene encoding Proton/glutamate-aspartate symporter, producing MNPFRWRLHWQILLALGLATVCVVIVRALGIENTDFSRGLEASCRFGGDLFKNALKMIVVPLIISSIISGMMSLGADRNVGRIGFKVLIYYGITGLLAILIGLFLVNTIRPGVVDESLSELIKGQAQDADEFIGKIEGRGPADIVGIVHRMFPPNIFQAATDNGQLLGIITFSLFFGFFISKLPERPRQFQFELWKSIQQVMMLITNLIIKFAPIGVFGLVTPIILRTGFDAILPLFKFFLTVLLGLSIHFFVTLGVLLKLVGRVQPFQHFRTMVPALLTAFSTASSASTLPVTMETVEKQAGVSPRTASFTLPLGATVNMDGTALYECVVVIFIGQIYGFEMGFSTQLTILVLALVTSVGVAGIPAASLVAITLILGVVGLPIEAVGLVWVTDRLLDMCRTSVNVFSDTCGAVIIAKSEGEKGIYGDEKVAPK from the coding sequence ATGAATCCCTTTAGATGGAGACTTCACTGGCAGATCCTGTTGGCCCTCGGGTTAGCCACTGTTTGTGTTGTAATTGTAAGGGCATTGGGGATCGAGAATACCGATTTCTCTAGAGGATTGGAGGCATCTTGCCGTTTTGGGGGTGATCTATTTAAGAATGCCCTGAAGATGATCGTAGTTCCGTTGATCATCTCTTCTATCATCAGCGGCATGATGAGTCTGGGAGCGGACCGTAATGTGGGTCGGATCGGGTTCAAGGTACTTATTTACTATGGTATAACCGGCCTACTTGCGATACTTATCGGTCTCTTCTTGGTTAATACCATACGTCCGGGTGTAGTCGACGAAAGTCTATCCGAACTCATTAAAGGGCAAGCACAAGATGCGGACGAATTCATCGGAAAAATAGAGGGTCGTGGTCCCGCAGATATCGTAGGCATCGTACACCGAATGTTTCCTCCCAATATTTTTCAGGCGGCAACCGACAATGGGCAACTTTTGGGAATTATCACCTTCAGTCTCTTTTTTGGATTCTTCATCAGTAAACTTCCCGAGCGTCCACGGCAGTTTCAATTCGAATTATGGAAAAGCATTCAGCAAGTGATGATGTTGATCACGAATCTGATCATTAAATTTGCACCTATCGGCGTCTTTGGACTTGTAACCCCTATTATCCTGAGAACCGGCTTCGATGCTATTTTACCACTTTTTAAGTTTTTTCTCACAGTCTTGCTGGGACTTTCGATTCATTTTTTTGTTACTCTAGGAGTGCTCCTAAAGCTGGTTGGTCGAGTACAGCCATTTCAGCATTTTCGCACAATGGTGCCTGCCTTGTTAACTGCATTTTCCACAGCATCTTCTGCTTCAACCTTACCGGTCACCATGGAGACCGTTGAAAAACAGGCAGGAGTCTCTCCTAGAACAGCTAGTTTCACTCTTCCTCTTGGTGCTACCGTAAACATGGATGGAACAGCACTCTATGAGTGTGTTGTGGTGATCTTTATTGGACAGATATATGGGTTTGAAATGGGGTTTTCAACTCAACTTACGATTCTTGTGCTGGCTCTAGTGACCTCAGTTGGAGTGGCCGGCATCCCAGCCGCGAGTCTAGTTGCAATAACCCTTATTCTTGGGGTGGTAGGTTTACCTATTGAGGCTGTTGGATTAGTTTGGGTGACTGATCGATTGCTCGACATGTGTCGTACCTCTGTAAATGTGTTTAGCGACACTTGCGGAGCCGTTATCATCGCAAAATCAGAGGGAGAAAAGGGGATTTATGGAGATGAAAAAGTAGCACCTAAATGA
- the ilvB_1 gene encoding Acetolactate synthase large subunit yields MAKITGARFIAETIQKIGISHVFFMPYIAPRALMEMERLGITRVQTHGEKPAAYMADAYARVRRGPGLCMAQSVGAVNLAAGLQDAYLACSPVVALTGRENQISQKRHAYQEVDHVGPFSAVTKYSAFVSHLEQLPFYLRQAFRSATSGTPGPVHLDMEGLAGQAVVEEKADLEVIIEEMFSHVPPLRPEAQIESIEKALQLLIRAMRPVIVAGGGVTASGSSAELVELAQKLSIPVATSLNAKAMFPCDHPLAVGVPGSYSRACANQVLCEADLVFFIGSHTGGQVTNGYTIPPQGTPIIQLDINPEELGRNYPIKVGLHGDVRNTLRRMITHTETTEPRTDWVKRVQALVKTWKESISNLYNSDVIPIRPERLCRELSESLPSDTILVSDTGHSGIWTGTMLDLRHSNQLYIRCAGSLGWGLPAAMGAKCASPDRPVLCFTGDGGIWYHLSELETAVRCGINTVTVVNNNHSLNQEKHGNEAIYGGQTFGSDELWLFGENDFAAIAESMGCVGITVRKPGDLSSALDRAFNSNRPVVVDVKTHLEGIAPQAWVPNQKVL; encoded by the coding sequence ATGGCTAAAATAACAGGGGCTCGATTCATAGCTGAAACGATCCAAAAAATAGGAATAAGCCACGTTTTTTTCATGCCCTATATCGCTCCGAGGGCGCTTATGGAAATGGAGAGACTGGGAATTACCCGCGTCCAAACTCACGGAGAAAAGCCCGCTGCCTATATGGCTGATGCTTACGCGAGAGTACGTCGTGGACCAGGGCTCTGCATGGCCCAGTCGGTAGGAGCTGTTAATCTAGCGGCCGGTCTACAAGATGCCTACCTCGCGTGTTCCCCTGTCGTTGCCCTGACAGGCCGCGAAAATCAGATCAGTCAAAAACGTCACGCTTACCAGGAAGTCGATCATGTCGGTCCGTTTTCAGCTGTAACTAAATACAGTGCCTTTGTCTCCCATCTGGAGCAACTACCTTTTTATCTGCGCCAGGCATTCCGTTCCGCTACTTCAGGAACTCCAGGTCCGGTCCATTTGGATATGGAAGGTCTTGCCGGACAAGCGGTCGTCGAAGAAAAAGCGGATCTTGAGGTCATAATCGAGGAGATGTTCTCCCATGTTCCTCCTTTACGGCCAGAAGCACAGATCGAGAGTATCGAGAAAGCTCTTCAATTGCTGATCCGAGCCATGCGACCGGTCATTGTAGCCGGAGGCGGAGTGACTGCATCCGGTTCCAGCGCCGAGCTTGTAGAGCTTGCACAAAAGCTTTCTATACCAGTAGCTACTTCTCTAAATGCCAAGGCAATGTTTCCGTGCGACCATCCACTAGCCGTAGGCGTCCCCGGTTCCTACTCACGCGCCTGTGCCAACCAAGTTCTGTGCGAAGCAGACCTGGTCTTTTTCATCGGTAGCCACACCGGAGGACAGGTAACAAACGGTTATACCATTCCACCCCAAGGCACTCCCATTATCCAACTCGACATCAATCCGGAAGAACTGGGACGTAACTACCCTATCAAAGTTGGGCTTCATGGAGACGTCCGAAATACTCTCCGGAGGATGATTACCCATACGGAGACCACTGAACCCAGAACCGACTGGGTCAAACGAGTCCAGGCCTTGGTCAAAACATGGAAAGAAAGTATCAGTAATTTGTACAATTCAGATGTTATTCCGATACGGCCAGAACGACTTTGCCGGGAATTGAGCGAATCTCTTCCTTCTGACACGATCCTGGTATCGGACACGGGCCATTCAGGAATCTGGACCGGTACTATGCTTGACCTTAGGCACTCCAACCAACTCTATATACGTTGTGCCGGTTCGCTGGGCTGGGGTCTGCCCGCAGCAATGGGAGCCAAATGCGCCAGTCCTGATCGCCCGGTACTTTGTTTCACAGGTGACGGAGGTATCTGGTACCATCTGTCGGAACTGGAAACAGCTGTTAGGTGCGGTATCAACACAGTCACGGTGGTCAACAATAACCATTCTTTGAATCAGGAGAAACACGGGAATGAGGCTATTTATGGAGGTCAAACCTTCGGTTCCGATGAGCTCTGGCTCTTCGGCGAAAACGACTTCGCCGCGATTGCCGAATCCATGGGCTGTGTTGGAATTACCGTCCGAAAACCGGGTGATCTTTCGAGTGCTCTCGATAGAGCGTTTAATAGCAACCGACCGGTTGTCGTTGATGTCAAAACCCACCTTGAAGGAATTGCTCCTCAGGCATGGGTCCCTAATCAAAAAGTTTTATAG
- the uvrB gene encoding UvrABC system protein B yields the protein MKFQLQADYQPTGDQPQAIDALVRSVGEGNRYQTLLGVTGSGKTFTMANVIEALQRPTLIISHNKTLAAQLYSEFKGFFPNNAVEYFVSYYDYYQPEAYIPQTDTYIEKDSSINDEIERLRISATSSLISRQDVIVVASVSCIYGLGSPEDFSELMIPIQVEEKFGRDQFLERLVDNLYERNDIKFARGGFRVRGDTIDVFPAYMETAVRIEFWADTVESIKELDPLTGKTGQHFNGFHLYPANQFITPKHKIEQAKEGIRKELEDRVAEFEKNNRLLEAQRLRMRTEYDLEMLGEMGFCSGIENYSRHLSGRKAGERPWCLIDFFPKEFILIIDESHATVPQIGAMYRGDRSRKEKLVEYGFRLPSALDNRPLKVEEFNKMTGLTIFVSATPAAFEMQVSNTVVEQIIRPTGLLDPLIEVREAQGQVEDLIEEIHHAVKEGERVLVTTLTKRMSEDLTAYLRERAIRVEYLHSDIDAIERIEILRNLRRGDFDVLVGINLLREGLDLPEVALVAILDADKEGFLRNRTSLIQTAGRAARHERGRVILYADDLTESVRQTLEITNDRRKKQTEYNERHGIIPQSVKRGDQASLHVNDRVEDGDPVSVKKAGGDKEVAAVIAETESEMLEAADALEFERAALLRDQIDLLRKGRTDKSRKALRPSRYRR from the coding sequence ATGAAATTTCAACTCCAAGCAGACTATCAGCCAACAGGTGATCAACCCCAGGCAATCGATGCGCTTGTCCGATCTGTGGGTGAGGGTAACCGTTATCAGACTCTTCTTGGAGTGACGGGATCTGGCAAGACATTCACAATGGCGAATGTGATCGAGGCACTCCAGCGTCCGACGTTGATTATTTCTCACAACAAGACGCTTGCGGCACAATTGTATTCGGAATTTAAAGGGTTTTTTCCCAATAACGCAGTCGAGTATTTTGTCAGTTATTACGACTACTATCAGCCAGAGGCTTACATTCCCCAAACAGACACTTACATCGAAAAGGATTCATCGATCAATGACGAGATTGAAAGACTTCGCATTTCTGCCACAAGTTCTCTTATCAGTCGTCAGGATGTGATCGTGGTGGCTAGTGTGTCTTGTATTTATGGCCTGGGCTCTCCGGAGGATTTTTCGGAACTGATGATTCCTATTCAGGTGGAGGAAAAATTTGGGAGGGATCAATTTCTAGAACGGCTGGTTGACAACCTTTATGAGCGAAACGACATCAAATTTGCCCGGGGGGGGTTTCGAGTCCGGGGTGATACAATTGATGTTTTCCCAGCCTATATGGAAACGGCTGTTAGAATCGAATTTTGGGCTGACACAGTTGAGAGCATTAAGGAATTGGATCCTCTGACTGGAAAGACTGGGCAGCATTTTAACGGGTTCCACCTCTATCCGGCAAATCAGTTTATAACTCCAAAGCACAAGATCGAACAGGCCAAGGAAGGAATTCGAAAAGAGCTGGAAGATAGAGTTGCTGAATTCGAAAAAAACAATCGTTTATTGGAGGCGCAGCGCCTTCGAATGCGGACTGAGTATGATCTTGAAATGCTGGGAGAGATGGGATTTTGCAGCGGAATTGAAAACTATTCCCGCCATCTCTCAGGCCGTAAGGCAGGTGAGAGACCGTGGTGCCTGATCGACTTTTTCCCGAAGGAATTTATCCTTATTATTGATGAGAGCCATGCTACTGTCCCGCAAATAGGAGCGATGTATCGAGGAGACCGATCTCGAAAAGAAAAGCTTGTCGAATATGGCTTTCGTCTTCCCAGTGCACTCGACAATCGTCCTCTCAAAGTAGAAGAATTCAACAAAATGACAGGGTTAACGATCTTTGTTTCTGCAACACCCGCAGCCTTTGAAATGCAGGTCTCAAACACTGTCGTAGAGCAGATCATTCGCCCCACGGGTTTACTAGATCCTCTCATAGAGGTGCGGGAGGCTCAGGGGCAGGTAGAAGATCTGATTGAAGAAATACACCATGCTGTTAAAGAAGGGGAAAGAGTTCTAGTTACAACTTTGACTAAAAGGATGTCTGAAGACTTAACTGCTTATTTGCGCGAAAGGGCGATTAGGGTGGAGTATCTTCATAGTGACATCGATGCAATTGAGCGAATAGAGATTCTGCGTAATTTGCGTCGCGGAGACTTTGATGTGTTGGTGGGGATAAATCTTTTAAGGGAAGGATTGGACTTACCAGAGGTAGCTTTGGTAGCCATTCTGGATGCTGATAAGGAAGGTTTCCTTCGCAATCGAACCAGCCTGATACAGACGGCAGGGAGGGCGGCCAGACATGAAAGGGGACGAGTTATTCTGTATGCCGATGACTTAACTGAGTCGGTCAGGCAAACTCTTGAAATCACGAATGATCGTCGAAAAAAACAGACGGAGTACAATGAAAGGCACGGAATTATTCCCCAGAGTGTCAAGAGAGGCGATCAGGCAAGTCTTCATGTCAACGACCGAGTTGAAGATGGTGATCCGGTAAGTGTAAAAAAAGCCGGGGGGGATAAAGAAGTGGCCGCCGTAATTGCTGAAACTGAGTCAGAAATGCTTGAGGCAGCTGATGCCCTGGAGTTCGAGCGAGCCGCTCTTTTACGGGATCAAATTGATCTTTTGAGGAAGGGAAGGACCGACAAGTCGCGCAAGGCTTTACGGCCGAGTAGATATCGGAGATAG